One Actinomadura viridis genomic region harbors:
- a CDS encoding magnesium and cobalt transport protein CorA, whose translation MAMTRVRPGRATRSLFKSRGRPHGVSHAARHRDTAVIDWAAYIDGHRVRTGTVADAVRLIRDGRLTPAEQESAGFVWVGLHEPSATELTELAEVFGLHPLAVEDAIHAHQRPKLERYDDVNFFVMKTVGYVRKGPEGPEVVETGEIMVFCGPDFVVTVRHGAHGELGSVRERLERDPGRLALGPAAVVHAIADRVVDGYVNVADAVQEDIDEVEEAVFSPERTDESRRIYRLKREVIQLKRAVGPLAGPLRNLGARRFVPAEIKEYLRDVEDHLTRVREQVESYDELLNPILQAHMTQVTVADNRDMRKISAWGAIFMVPTAIAGIYGMNFDFMPETEWRFGYPMILGVIGLACLSLYRGFRRNGWL comes from the coding sequence ATGGCCATGACACGAGTTCGCCCGGGACGTGCGACCAGGTCGCTGTTCAAGTCGCGCGGCCGTCCGCACGGCGTGTCCCACGCGGCGCGGCACCGGGACACCGCCGTCATCGACTGGGCCGCCTACATCGACGGCCACCGTGTCCGCACCGGCACCGTCGCCGACGCCGTACGCCTCATCCGCGACGGCCGGCTGACCCCCGCCGAGCAGGAGAGCGCCGGGTTCGTCTGGGTGGGCCTGCACGAGCCGTCGGCCACCGAGCTGACCGAGCTGGCCGAGGTCTTCGGCCTGCACCCGCTGGCGGTGGAGGACGCCATCCACGCCCACCAGCGGCCCAAGCTGGAGCGCTACGACGACGTCAACTTCTTCGTCATGAAGACGGTCGGCTACGTGCGCAAGGGGCCGGAGGGCCCCGAGGTGGTGGAGACCGGCGAGATCATGGTCTTCTGCGGCCCCGACTTCGTGGTGACGGTGCGGCACGGCGCGCACGGCGAACTCGGCTCGGTGCGGGAACGGCTGGAGCGGGACCCGGGACGGCTCGCCCTGGGCCCGGCCGCGGTGGTGCACGCGATCGCCGACCGGGTCGTCGACGGGTACGTCAACGTCGCCGACGCCGTCCAAGAGGACATCGACGAGGTCGAGGAGGCGGTGTTCTCCCCCGAGCGCACCGACGAGTCCCGCCGCATCTACCGGCTCAAGCGCGAGGTCATCCAGCTCAAGCGGGCCGTGGGGCCGCTGGCCGGGCCGCTGCGCAACCTCGGCGCCCGGCGGTTCGTCCCGGCCGAGATCAAGGAGTACCTGCGCGACGTCGAGGACCACCTGACCCGGGTCCGCGAGCAGGTGGAGTCCTACGACGAGCTGCTCAACCCCATCCTGCAGGCGCACATGACGCAGGTGACGGTGGCCGACAACCGGGACATGCGCAAGATCTCCGCATGGGGCGCGATCTTCATGGTGCCCACCGCGATCGCCGGGATCTACGGGATGAACTTCGACTTCATGCCGGAGACCGAGTGGAGGTTCGGCTACCCGATGATCCTGGGCGTGATCGGGCTGGCCTGCCTGTCCCTGTACCGCGGCTTCCGCCGCAACGGCTGGCTCTGA
- the purD gene encoding phosphoribosylamine--glycine ligase encodes MRVLVLGSGGREHALARALHRDPSVSGLFCAPGNPGTAEVAENHQLDPSDPTAVVELAGRLRVELVVVGPEAPLMEGVGDALRRAGIPCFGPDRAAARIEGSKAFAKEIMAAAGVPTAAARVCESASEAAAALDEFGPPYVVKDDGLAAGKGVVVTHDREVAEAHADACGRVVIEEFLDGPEVSLFALCDGLSAVPLMPAQDFKRAYDGGEGPNTGGMGAYTPLQWAPPGLVEEVMSTVVQPALDELRRRETPYVGVLYAGLALTSAGVRVVEFNARFGDPETQVVLDRLATPLAGLLQACAIGGLDPAFRAAWHQGAAVTVVVAAEDYPAAPVKGDVIEGVEEAGEVPGAYVLHAGTGVQDGRLVASGGRVLNVVGTGPDLAAARAAAYAAVGRIRLRGSHHRTDIALEAAGSGAG; translated from the coding sequence GTGCGAGTACTCGTCCTTGGATCCGGCGGACGCGAGCACGCGCTCGCCCGCGCCCTGCATCGCGACCCTTCCGTCTCCGGCCTCTTCTGCGCGCCCGGCAATCCCGGGACCGCCGAGGTCGCCGAGAACCACCAGCTGGACCCCTCCGACCCCACCGCGGTGGTGGAACTGGCCGGGAGGCTCCGGGTGGAGCTGGTGGTGGTCGGCCCGGAGGCGCCGCTGATGGAGGGGGTCGGCGACGCGCTGCGCCGGGCCGGGATCCCCTGCTTCGGGCCGGACCGGGCGGCCGCCCGGATCGAGGGCTCCAAGGCGTTCGCCAAGGAGATCATGGCCGCCGCCGGGGTGCCGACCGCCGCCGCGCGGGTCTGCGAGTCGGCGTCGGAGGCCGCGGCGGCACTGGACGAGTTCGGTCCGCCGTACGTGGTGAAGGACGACGGGCTGGCCGCGGGCAAGGGCGTGGTGGTCACCCATGACCGCGAGGTGGCCGAGGCGCACGCCGACGCCTGCGGGCGGGTGGTGATCGAGGAGTTCCTGGACGGCCCCGAGGTGTCGCTGTTCGCGCTGTGCGACGGGCTGTCGGCCGTGCCGCTGATGCCCGCGCAGGACTTCAAGCGGGCCTACGACGGCGGCGAGGGACCCAACACCGGCGGCATGGGCGCCTACACACCGCTGCAGTGGGCGCCGCCGGGCCTGGTGGAAGAGGTCATGTCCACGGTCGTCCAGCCGGCGCTGGACGAGCTGCGGCGCCGCGAGACGCCGTACGTGGGGGTGCTCTACGCCGGGCTCGCCCTCACCTCCGCGGGCGTCCGGGTCGTGGAGTTCAACGCGCGCTTCGGCGACCCCGAGACCCAGGTCGTCCTGGACCGCCTGGCCACGCCGCTGGCCGGGCTGCTGCAGGCGTGCGCGATCGGCGGGCTCGACCCCGCGTTCCGGGCCGCCTGGCACCAGGGCGCCGCCGTGACCGTGGTGGTCGCCGCCGAGGACTACCCGGCCGCCCCGGTCAAGGGCGACGTCATCGAGGGCGTCGAGGAGGCCGGCGAGGTCCCGGGGGCGTACGTCCTGCACGCCGGTACCGGCGTGCAGGACGGGCGCCTGGTGGCCTCCGGGGGACGGGTGCTGAACGTCGTCGGCACCGGCCCCGACCTGGCCGCCGCCCGCGCCGCCGCCTACGCGGCGGTGGGCCGGATCCGGCTGCGCGGCTCGCACCACCGCACCGACATCGCGCTGGAGGCCGCCGGGTCCGGCGCCGGCTGA
- the purB gene encoding adenylosuccinate lyase has translation MIERYTLPEMGRVWSDAHKYELWCKVETLVVEAHAEAGTIPAEVVEPIRKAPPPTPEAVHEIEAVTQHDVIAFLSAWADNTEPREAARYVHFGMTSSDLLDTALALQLVEATDILLAKADTLIRTLRDHALEHRATLRVGRTHGIHGEPDVWGHRVADFAFAMARSRDRLRRAREAVGVMAISGAVGTYSNIDPAIERHVASRLGLKSADVSTQVVIRDGISEWVSALGIMATVCEAIALEVRHGQRTEVRELWEPFGKGQKGSSAMPHKKNPIISERLAGMARVVRAQIVPVMEGIPLWHERDISHSSTERITLPDASIALDYMLALTHRLMSGLVVDAARMRANLESTGGLIYTSTVLLELVEAGMSRDDEAYPLVQKAAMETWQTGVPFRETLRKNAAETGLSLDEARLDAVCRPERFVERLGPVFERLAALT, from the coding sequence GTGATCGAACGCTACACCCTTCCGGAGATGGGACGCGTCTGGAGTGACGCGCACAAGTACGAGCTGTGGTGCAAGGTCGAGACCCTGGTGGTCGAGGCCCACGCCGAGGCGGGCACGATCCCGGCGGAGGTGGTGGAGCCGATCCGCAAGGCCCCGCCGCCCACCCCGGAGGCGGTGCACGAGATCGAGGCGGTCACCCAGCACGACGTGATCGCCTTCCTGTCGGCCTGGGCGGACAACACCGAGCCCCGCGAGGCGGCCCGCTACGTCCACTTCGGCATGACCTCCTCGGACCTGCTCGACACCGCGCTGGCCCTCCAGCTGGTCGAGGCCACCGACATCCTGCTGGCCAAGGCGGACACGCTGATCCGCACGCTGCGCGACCACGCGCTGGAGCACCGCGCCACCCTGCGCGTCGGCCGTACGCACGGCATCCACGGCGAGCCGGACGTGTGGGGCCACCGGGTGGCCGACTTCGCGTTCGCGATGGCCCGCTCCCGGGACCGGCTCCGGCGCGCCCGCGAGGCGGTCGGCGTGATGGCGATCTCCGGCGCGGTCGGCACGTACTCCAACATCGACCCGGCGATCGAGCGGCACGTCGCGTCCCGGCTCGGGCTGAAGAGCGCCGACGTGTCCACCCAGGTGGTCATCCGGGACGGCATCAGCGAGTGGGTGTCCGCGCTGGGGATCATGGCCACCGTGTGCGAGGCGATCGCGCTGGAGGTCCGGCACGGGCAGCGCACCGAGGTCCGCGAGCTGTGGGAGCCGTTCGGCAAGGGCCAGAAGGGCTCCTCGGCGATGCCGCACAAGAAGAACCCGATCATCTCCGAGCGGCTGGCCGGGATGGCGCGGGTGGTGCGGGCGCAGATCGTGCCGGTCATGGAGGGCATCCCGCTCTGGCACGAGCGGGACATCTCGCACTCCTCGACGGAGCGGATCACGCTGCCGGACGCCTCCATCGCGCTGGACTACATGCTCGCCCTCACCCACCGGCTGATGTCGGGGCTGGTCGTGGACGCCGCGCGGATGCGGGCCAACCTGGAGTCGACCGGCGGCCTCATCTACACCTCCACAGTCCTGCTGGAGCTGGTCGAGGCGGGCATGTCCCGGGACGACGAGGCGTACCCGCTGGTCCAGAAGGCCGCCATGGAGACCTGGCAGACCGGCGTGCCGTTCCGGGAGACGCTGCGCAAGAACGCCGCCGAGACGGGGCTGAGCCTGGACGAGGCGCGCCTGGACGCGGTCTGCCGTCCCGAACGGTTCGTCGAGCGCCTCGGCCCGGTCTTCGAGCGGCTGGCCGCGCTGACCTGA
- a CDS encoding MOSC domain-containing protein, with protein sequence MPASSPSAVVTELNVYPLKSGGGTALHTAELLPTGLRHDREFMLVTPEGRFLSQRDYARMAVLRPSYDGEVLMVEVAGPAAPAPFVHKAVDDGPVLEVLVHRYECQGTDQGDEAAAWFSALLDTDCRLVRFTGHRRTSRGGGEVAFADGYPLLVISAESLADLNGRLDEPVPMNRFRPSVVIEGLGPYGEDRVRLLRVGGTLIEMVKSCARCLIITTDQDTGERGREPLRTLAGYRTIDRGVRFGQNAVPRTTGTLTVGDPVEIVEAR encoded by the coding sequence ATGCCTGCCTCGTCCCCGAGCGCGGTCGTGACCGAGCTGAACGTCTACCCGCTCAAGAGCGGCGGCGGCACCGCGCTGCACACCGCCGAGCTGCTGCCGACCGGTCTGCGCCACGACCGGGAGTTCATGCTGGTCACCCCCGAGGGCCGGTTCCTGTCGCAGCGGGACTACGCGCGGATGGCCGTGCTGCGGCCGTCCTACGACGGCGAGGTCCTCATGGTGGAGGTCGCCGGCCCCGCGGCGCCCGCTCCGTTCGTCCACAAGGCCGTGGACGACGGCCCGGTGCTGGAGGTGCTCGTGCACCGCTACGAGTGCCAGGGCACCGACCAGGGGGACGAGGCGGCGGCCTGGTTCTCGGCGCTGCTGGACACCGACTGCCGGCTGGTGCGCTTCACCGGGCACCGGCGCACGTCCCGGGGCGGCGGCGAGGTCGCGTTCGCCGACGGCTACCCGCTGCTGGTGATCTCGGCGGAGTCGCTGGCCGACCTGAACGGGCGGCTGGACGAGCCGGTCCCGATGAACCGGTTCCGGCCCAGCGTCGTGATCGAGGGGCTGGGCCCGTACGGCGAGGACCGGGTCCGGCTGCTCCGGGTCGGCGGCACGCTGATCGAGATGGTGAAGTCCTGCGCCCGCTGCCTGATCATCACCACCGACCAGGACACCGGCGAGCGCGGGCGCGAGCCCCTGCGGACGCTGGCGGGCTACCGGACGATCGACCGGGGCGTCCGCTTCGGCCAGAACGCCGTCCCGCGGACGACGGGGACGCTCACGGTGGGCGACCCTGTGGAGATCGTCGAGGCGCGCTGA